A region from the Plutella xylostella chromosome 6, ilPluXylo3.1, whole genome shotgun sequence genome encodes:
- the LOC105398721 gene encoding uncharacterized protein LOC105398721 yields the protein MQPVSRHSVTRQKHQTKEVPKQFEITSDDHAVETFQKYIRDISKMNPRSNVTYLYKIKVEPQKTYKTTIKKKSKKYQVPLKKQSMHLSTHELVMKRMVEEKEKEQTSEPKKKQVNVNVSVTTEVEEVSTTRSPHALKYKPVLNKIHRIKKSKFGSKPVKSMVSTFVSKV from the coding sequence ATGCAGCCTGTGTCCCGTCACTCAGTGACTCGCCAGAAACATCAGACAAAAGAAGTGCCGAAGCAATTCGAAATAACATCTGACGATCATGCAGTGGAAACATTCCAGAAGTATATCCGAGACATATCCAAGATGAACCCTAGATCCAACGTGACGTACTTATACAAGATCAAAGTGGAACCACAGAAAACGTACAAAACGACGATAAAGAAGAAATCGAAGAAGTACCAAGTGCCGTTGAAGAAACAAAGCATGCATCTGTCAACCCATGAGCTGGTGATGAAGCGAATGGTGGAGGAAAAGGAAAAAGAACAAACAAGTGAACCGAAGAAGAAACAAGTGAATGTGAACGTGTCCGTCACGACAGAGGTGGAGGAGGTGAGCACAACGAGGTCGCCTCATGCTTTGAAGTACAAACCAGTGCTGAACAAGATACATAGGATAAAAAAATCGAAGTTTGGGTCCAAGCCGGTGAAGTCTATGGTCTCTACGTTCGTTTCTAAGGTTtag